The Triticum aestivum cultivar Chinese Spring chromosome 7B, IWGSC CS RefSeq v2.1, whole genome shotgun sequence genome window below encodes:
- the LOC123159784 gene encoding chymopapain translates to MSLRRTVGLVLSRRFSPRVIRRAAPARSFHTLKELPVGDGLRGAAGVAAAAIAGVGAWAVQYFRKGPDDDESAARKKEEDMKARFEDWMKEYNKTYRDEEEKAMRFQVFKDTVKSIESLPPSTQKKLLPPNGFADLTSKELPCIEPCIDDDLDDIDGEEYRQNKFLAENENGEEVVW, encoded by the exons ATGTCCCTCCGGCGGACCGTCGGTCTCGTCCTCTCACGGAGGTTCTCGCCGCGGGTGATCCGAAGGGCGGCTCCTGCACGCTCTTTCCACACCTTG AAGGAACTCCCTGTAGGTGATGGCCTTCGTGGTGCTGCTGGTGTGGCCGCGGCTGCGATTGCCGGTGTTGGAGCCTGGGCAGTTCAGTATTTCAGGAAAGGCCCAGATGATGACGAGTCAG CTGCTCGCAAGAAAGAGGAGGACATGAAGGCGAGGTTCGAGGATTGGATGAAGGAGTACAACAAGACATACCGCGACGAGGAAGAGAAGGCTATGCGGTTCCAAGTGTTCAAGGACACCGTCAAGTCGATTGAATCGTTGCCCCCATCTACCCAGAAGAAGTTGCTTCCACCTAATGGTTTTGCAGACTTAACAAGCAAGGAACTCCCGTGCATCGAGCCCTGTATCGATGATGATTTAGATGATATAGACGGCGAAGAGTACCGCCAGAACAAGTTCCTTGCCGAGAATGAGAACG GAGAAGAAGTCGTATGGTAG